One Bythopirellula goksoeyrii genomic window, CGCAATCCCTTGCCGCTGGTGTTGAGATGAAACGAAAAGGCGATCCAAATATCCCTCGGTAGTCATATCCGCGAATCCGACAATTTGGTCATCCAAGTACGCAACATAGGCAAATCGCCCGACGAACCGCTGCTGCCACTGCTGAAACTCGATCTCCTCTGACGCCCAAGCACTAATTTGGACTGGATCGTAATCCGCAGAATTAATCTCACGGACGGTATGCAGAAATAGATCGAACAACGCAACCGCGTCATTCGGATTGTAGTGACGTAGTACCAGCATCACATAAAACTTCTTGTTAGCGGCGTCTACGGAGCGCCAGCATAGCAGAGCGCGTTCCTCCGCTCACTCATGCCGCAGCGCTTCAATTGGATCCAGTTGCGCTGCCCGCAACGCCGGATAGACGCCGAACACGATTCCGACTCCTAGCGAGATCACAAACGCCAGTGGTATCGACCAGCTCACCAATTGGGGCTCCATCGTGCGGATCAAATCTGGCAAAGTTGACATTTGCTCAGGAAACCAACGCTCCAATTGGTCACGCATAAAGAGCGTCAGCGGTCGGCAGAAAAGTCCGCCGATCACGCCTGAAAGACCTCCTGCCAACGAGAGTACGGTGCTCTCGATCAGGAACTGGCGCGTGATATCCTGTCGCTTGGCCCCCAGCGCACGGCGGATGCCGATTTCATGGGTTCGCTCGGTCACCGTGGCAAGCATGATATTCATGATGCCGATGCCACCCACGATCAGTGAAATTGCTGCGATCAAACCGAGAAAAAGTATAAACATTAAGCGGGTTGTTTCTGCCTGTTGTAACAGTTCCAGTGGTACTGTCACGCCATAGTCAGCAAACGTATGTTCATTCTCGATGGTTGTGCGGACCAGATCGGCTGTTCTTAGCACGTCGTCTCGATTCTCGACCTGTAAGGTAATTTGGGAGACCTCCACCCAATCGCGTTGGAACTGGCCCGGTTTGGTGACAACGATCATGTCGCCGATTCGCCGCCAAAGGGTTGTGATCGGCACATACACATCGCGCGAATAATCTTCCGCCGCCAATGAACCGCCGATTCCCGCTGATGGCGCCCGTGGTTTCATGACTCCCACCACGGTGTAGAACTGATCGTCGACCATGATATCGTTGCCAACTGCATTGCCGGAAGGGAACAAACGGTCGGCGGACTCGTGTGACAAGGCACAATAGTTGCGTTCCCGATCGAGATCCGCATCAGAAAGAAATCGCCCATGATCGAGTCTCAATCGTGTGACTTCAGCATAGTCGGGGGTGCAGCCCACCAGCCTCCCCTCAAAACTGCGGGTATGGTTGCGGAACTCCTGCGCTAACACCCGGATTGGCAAGGCTTTGGTGATCGTGGGAATCGTTGCCACAAGTCGAACATAGTCACTGCGGGTGAGGCCGTAGCTGCCGTCCTCAACATCGTCGGTCGAGGGTTTGACGGTACGCACGATGATGTTTAGGGCTCCCAAACTGGCGATTTGCTCTTGTGCCGCCTTGCCGATTCCCTCCCCCATTGCGAGCAACCAAATAACGCTCGCCACGCCGATGAAGATACCCAGCACGGTCAATGCCGATCGCAGCGGATGCAAAAGTACGCTTTTGATGCTGAGCTGAATTGTCCGCCACCACATCGACATGACTAGCGCCTCTCATCCGATTGCAGCTCACCATCGTGCAGCACGATCGTCCGCCGGGTCAACTCGGCGACGTCGGGCTCGTGGGTCACCATGATAATAGTGCGGCCTTCGTCGTTGAGACGCTGCAGCAGATCGAGAATCTCCTCGGTCGTTTTGGAATCAAGATTCCCCGTCGGCTCGTCAGCCAGAATGAATTTGGGATCATTCACCAAACTGCGGGCAATCGCGACGCGTTGCTGTTGTCCACCGGAGAGCTGCGCAGGCCTGTGTCCCAAGCGAGACTCCAGCCCCACCATGTGGGCTAGTTCCAATGACCTGGCCCGTGTCTCGGCATTGAGTTGCCCACCGTAATAGAGTGGCACCTCGATATTCTCGACTACGGAGAGGGCCGGGAGCAAATTATAGGATTGAAACACAAAACCGATCCGGCGGGCGCGAGTCTCGGCCAGTTGATCGTCATTCATTTTCGCAACATCGTCACCGCCGAGCAAGAAGTTGCCTGAAGTAGGACGGTCGAGACAACCTAGTAAATTCAGGAGCGTACTCTTCCCTGATCCTGATGGCCCCATGATCGAGACGAAGTCCCCCTCGGGAACGTCGAACGATACGCCCCGCAAGGCGTGGACCGTTTCGCCGCTGAGCACATAGTCTTTGCGGAGCGAGGAGATACTGGCAGCGAGTGAATTTCCCGCGAACACGGTGGGCAAACCTGGGAGGGGTGAATTACGAAGGCGAGGGTTGAATCAACTTCCCGCGGAGGGTGTGGTTTTGGTCTCAGGCTGGGATTCGCTGGAGTCCGTCGCCAAGGTTTCGTCGGATTCAACCGGCGGACCTTGGGCAACAGCCCGTTGTTCGCGCTCAGGCGCGATCTTCGGCAATGCCACCTGCTCCAGATATCTGCGAGGATTCATGGCGACTTGCTCCCCTTCATCTAATCCCTGTTCGATCACGTAAAACTTATCGTTGGTGGGACCACAGACCACAGGACGCACTTGCCATTTGCCCCCATCAAAAGTAAAGCAGTAATTCTTGTCGCCGTGGGCATAAACCGATTGCACTGGGACCTGTAAGGCATCGTCGATTTCCTTACATTTAATCGTGACAGATGCCGTCATTCCAGACCTCAATCCAGTTTGTGGCGACAATATTTCGACCGTGGCTTTGTAGTCTTTGACGTTTGCCTTACGCCAGCCTGTGGGTTCCGCAAACTGGTTGATCTTTTTCACTTCCCCCTTCAGGACACGGTCTCCAAATCCGACAGGAGTGATCCGGGCAGGCATTCCAACTTCCATGAATTGAATGAGCGATTCGTTAATTGTCAGCTCAACCTCCATCGAGTCGGGAATCGGCAGATTGATAATCGTTTGTCGTTCACGAATGATGGCACCTTCTTGGACAATAAACGAGCTATCGCCACCGCGATCCCGCTCGTGAGCATAAACCACTGTCCCTTCGCGTGGCGAAATGATCGTGCACTTAGCAATCTGGTCCTGGACATCTGCTAACTTGGTCACCTCCAGATCGAAGCTATTTTGGGCAGAGTCCCATTTGGCTTCATTCGTGGCGATGTCACTCTCGAGTTGTTTGACCATCTTGGCCTTGGTGAACTCGTCGATTACGTTTAGCTTGGTTTTGGCAGCGTCTAGTTCCTTTTGCGATTTTTCGACTGCAAACCGATCCGCCTCAAGTTGCAGATCGTTGACATACCCCTTGGTAGCCAGTTTCTTGCTGTAAGCAAAGTACTCTCGCGCACGATTAAGATTCTCTTCCGCGACGAATACTTCGCTTTCGATGACCTGACGTTCCTGGACATAAGTCCCTTCCAGGTATTCACGCAAGGCAATCACGGAAGTCTCGTAGAGGTTCTTGGCCTCGACCAATGCTGCTTTGGCTGTGTTGTAGTTGATTTTCTGGACGGTTAGCTCTTCCTGGAGAATCGAAGAATCGAGTTCCACCAGAAAATCGCCTTCCTTGACTTGGGTACCCTCGGGAACAATTTTCAAAATTGCAATACCGGCTGCATTCTTGGCTTTGACTTCTGATTTGACCTCTGTGACTCCCCCTGCTTTGATCTCACCCCGTTCGGTGATATCCAGAGTAAAGTTGCGTCGATCGACATTGTGGAGAATCGCATCCGTCGTTGCCTCTTGAACACCGTGTACCTTCCACCACCAAGTTCCTCCAGCTCCAGCCGCTCCCAGCAACAAAACAAATAAGAACAGGAAAGGAATGCCACCTTGACGAATGGGATTGGAAAGTGGTTCCGCTGATAGTCGTCCCGTCGTTTGTCGAGTAGTCGGTAATTTGACATGCGAGAACATGTATCTCATGTGTCACCAAACCTATTGCAGAAGTTATCGGAAGGGAATCTCTGGCGGGGGAAAGGCGAAGGGCCTGCGCACTGGAGCTTTCATTATAGAGGTGGCCGGGCCTGAAAACAGGGCACTATCGTGGAATTGATTCTTGGACGTTGGGAATGGGTAACGGCTCCACGTGGGGATATCCACTTTCCTCGCTGATTTCTTCGGAAAGTGGCTCGACGGGTGGCAGACTTTCCCCATCCATCGACTCAAAAGTCCCAAACCACTCATTCCCCTCAGCAGCTAATCCCATATCCGTGGTATTGCACGGCAAGCCGATTAAATAGGTCTCCAGCGGCACTGGATTCTCTATCCGCAAGCCGGAAGAATCGACTTCCATCACCCCCAGATCGAGTTCGAGGTTGAGTCGCTGAACTTCGTAATTGATCCAGACACTTAAGAAATCGTTCTGCACGTTCAAGAGGTCTCCCAAGGCCTGAACCAAGTCTCGCGCAGTTGTATTCGCAAACTCAGCGGTTTCGCCCGGCTTGGGAGGTTCAGAGAGTCGCAATTGGGTCAACTCTACCTGCGAGATGGCAACATGGACCGCCGCCCGGCGAAGCTCAAAATTGAGTTCGTTCAAATGGATCTGACGTAGGATATTTCTCAGATTCAGATAGACACCATCGCGATACTGGTAATAACTTCGCCGTGCCTGCTGGTACTCGATCAGCGACTGACGATAGATATTGCGTTCTGCGAGTCTCGTGAGCGGGCTGTCGAATTGAAATCCAGCACGTAGCCTCCCATTCGTACCGCGCAAACGAAATGGGTTGTCTCCGACATTGGAAAGGTCACCGCTAAAAAACACATTCAGATCGCTTCTCAAATCGTTGGCATTGAAATAGATGAGTCGCCAAGAATCCACCAGATTGGCCCGCGCATTCTTCCAGTCAAGTCGATATTCAGCTGCGATCGCAAGTGCCTGCTCCATCGTGAGTTCAACTGGTTCGAAGCTGATCGTTTCCAGTCGGGCACCCGCTTGGGCTAGAGAGAGTTCTAAGAGTTGGCTCGACAACTCCGTAAGAACATTCGAAAACTGCACCAGCATTTCTCGATCCACGGGGCGATCTTCTTCGACAAACTTGGCCAAATCATCGCTGACCTTTAGGAGTCGTGCTTCCAGATCGTCCAAATCTTCGACCTGCTTCGTTACGCGTTCGTCGAGTTTCTTGACACTGAACATATCGATCTCGACACTGGCTTCCACCAATTCCGGTCGAGTCGCTAGCCGTTCTAGAGCCTGACGACGTTCGGGAAGGATCTCGGAGAGCTTGGCAAAGTCCTCTCGAACAACTGCCAGACGCTCGGTGGTAGTTTTTTCGATGTGGCGAATCTCTTCCATGATAGGCACCAATCGTGCCTCAAGTTTGGCTGCGGTATCGTTGGCCGGATCATCGAAAAGATTGGGAACCACGAGTTCTTCGTCGGGATCAGCGGCGATCAATTCAGGGGCGTCCCGCAAGAGTCGCAATTCGTCGAGCACTTCGCTCACACGACCTCGTAGCGTTTCTAATTCGGGATCTAACAACCTAAGGTGATCGATCATGGGATCATCAATCTTTACCCTGAGCTCTGGGGGTAATCCGAGTCCCGTAAGGAAACTCTCCAAGAATGACTGGTATTGTGTTTGTCCAGTTAGCAATTGGCTTTGGGCATTGAAGAGAGCCTGGCGAGCAAGGTCCACTTGAAATCGATCAATCCGACCCGCTTCGTAGGTGGCTTCCAACTGGCGCACACTGTCGTTGAGTGATACGGCATTGGCGTATTGATTGCTCAGGACCTGTTCGTTCTGCAACAACCCCAAGTAGCCACCAGATCCTTGTGCACCCGCACCCCCAGTAAATCCACCTCCTCCGCCTCCGCCGCCAAATCCACCGCCGACGCGACCGAATCCGCCACCACCAACACCCGTAAATCCTTGAAGTCCACTCCCACCAAAAAACCCACCACGACGTGACGGACCTTGCCCTGGATCACCGCCCGTGACGACGCTTACATAGAAAGCTTTGCGAAATCGAGCCATCTCCCGGACATTTCCCAGCAAGTTCCGCTCGGAAATCGTGAGACGCTCCAACACCCTGGTTCGTCCCCCGGCGCGGAGCAGTGGCTGCACAAAAGTGAAGTCTAGCAGGGTATTCCCGGAATAGTCATCGTTGCCTGCAAACTGCCAGACGAGAGAATTGGCAAGCCCCGCCACCAACTGGCCTCCGGTGGCTGTAAGTCGTTCGACATGCAAGCTGTTTCCTGGCCTAAGTGGAGACACCTCAAAGATTGTTGATGGACTGCCTGTCCCAGATCGCCTTTCACCGTCAGCTGTGATAAACACGCTCGACCCTTGAAAGAATTGGCAATCAAACCGAAACCGTTCGAAACTCACGTCCAGAGCCGAGAGATAGAGTTCCTCTATTTCCGATTGGTAGCGGGGTGAATCGATGAGCGCCATTTCCACCGCTCCCTTCAGATCCAAGACAACTTGTCCTTCTTCATTGGTTGGTACCGATTCGAGCCAGCCGGGATTTTCCACGAATAGCGTTTTCGGCAGCCGCTTCCATTTCGGTGATCCTTTTTTGCCATCAATACACTGCATGAGCAGATTGGCCGTAGGGTCATCCGGGGGCATGGGTTCATTATCAGGATTATTCGGATCGAACATCCGAGAACGAGGATCGGCATAAACGCCGTAGTGGGGGGGCAAGAGACCAGCCATGGCCGATTTTTCATCTTCTAAACAGTAGGCATCCCGATCTGCCATCTGCCGATACTTCGAAGGCTTGCATCCTGGAAACACGATTACTGATATCAGAAGTCCGACCGTGAGCGCGCACCACGAAACGGGGCCGATCTGCGATCGGCGACGTTCTCGCTGGATTATCTCAGCGGATCTGAAATGCATGGCTAGTAAAGAGCGAAAAGTGGGCGATTGGAACTGCACCCAATCGACTTGGGAAAAGCGTGAGCGAGAGACTTCGCAAACTGCGCAGAGCGGCAGTCAGACGATGGCGTATCGCTATAAGAGAGTTCGGAACGCGTGGCGGAGCGACTTCAAAGAAAGGCAGAATTACAGCCTTGCTAGCAGGTAGACAAATGCTAGCGTAGGGTGGGCAGTGCCCACCCTTTGGCAGAAAGCGGAGAGGACAGGATTTGAACCTGCGGACCAGCGTAAACCGGTCACCGATTTAGCAAACCGGCGCATTCGACCACTCTGCCACCTCTCCCGATGGCCTATCCGCAAAGCGGAAAGTCTCTATTTATTCTATGAGTTTGGCCCAATACTGCAAGGCCGGCAGGCTGGGTTTGCCGAGTCGAATTTGAGAGGATTAGCTGCAAAAACAGATCAACCAAAATGAAATGCATAGAGCACAGGGGCAATAATCATTGCCACCACGCTGATCAGTTTGATGAGAATGTTCAGCGAGGGACCAGCGGTGTCTTTGAACGGATCGCCCACAGTATCGCCAGTGACCGTTGCCTTGTGCATCTCATCATGTTCATGACCCCATTTTTCGTGGCCCTCATCTTTGACCTGTTTCTTGGCATTGTCCCAGGCTCCGCCTGAATTCGACAAGAAAATGGCGAGACATACGCCTGAAATCGTGACTCCCACGAGCAGTCCACCGAGCATGTCCGGCGAGATAAAACCGATAACGATCGGAGCCAGCACAGCCATAATGCCGGGGGCCATCATTTTCTTGATGGCGGCCCCGGTGGCAATCTCGACACAATGGGAATAGTCTGCTTTGCCATCGGCAGCGCGAATAATCTTGGCCTCTTCGGGAGTTGGATCGCGCTCTTCGCTTTCTGCACGATTAGCTGCAGCGAGTGCCGGGCGAAGTTCGGGAATCTCGTTGAATTGGCGGCGAACTTCCTGAATCATGTCCTGAGCAGCGTTTCCAACG contains:
- a CDS encoding efflux RND transporter periplasmic adaptor subunit, producing the protein MRYMFSHVKLPTTRQTTGRLSAEPLSNPIRQGGIPFLFLFVLLLGAAGAGGTWWWKVHGVQEATTDAILHNVDRRNFTLDITERGEIKAGGVTEVKSEVKAKNAAGIAILKIVPEGTQVKEGDFLVELDSSILQEELTVQKINYNTAKAALVEAKNLYETSVIALREYLEGTYVQERQVIESEVFVAEENLNRAREYFAYSKKLATKGYVNDLQLEADRFAVEKSQKELDAAKTKLNVIDEFTKAKMVKQLESDIATNEAKWDSAQNSFDLEVTKLADVQDQIAKCTIISPREGTVVYAHERDRGGDSSFIVQEGAIIRERQTIINLPIPDSMEVELTINESLIQFMEVGMPARITPVGFGDRVLKGEVKKINQFAEPTGWRKANVKDYKATVEILSPQTGLRSGMTASVTIKCKEIDDALQVPVQSVYAHGDKNYCFTFDGGKWQVRPVVCGPTNDKFYVIEQGLDEGEQVAMNPRRYLEQVALPKIAPEREQRAVAQGPPVESDETLATDSSESQPETKTTPSAGS
- a CDS encoding GNAT family N-acetyltransferase, whose amino-acid sequence is MLVLRHYNPNDAVALFDLFLHTVREINSADYDPVQISAWASEEIEFQQWQQRFVGRFAYVAYLDDQIVGFADMTTEGYLDRLFVSSQHQRQGIAKALLAKLKADASESSLSEIITEASITAKPFFEASGFVNVRAQTVELRGVEFLNYRMAIRVQ
- a CDS encoding ABC transporter permease, which gives rise to MSMWWRTIQLSIKSVLLHPLRSALTVLGIFIGVASVIWLLAMGEGIGKAAQEQIASLGALNIIVRTVKPSTDDVEDGSYGLTRSDYVRLVATIPTITKALPIRVLAQEFRNHTRSFEGRLVGCTPDYAEVTRLRLDHGRFLSDADLDRERNYCALSHESADRLFPSGNAVGNDIMVDDQFYTVVGVMKPRAPSAGIGGSLAAEDYSRDVYVPITTLWRRIGDMIVVTKPGQFQRDWVEVSQITLQVENRDDVLRTADLVRTTIENEHTFADYGVTVPLELLQQAETTRLMFILFLGLIAAISLIVGGIGIMNIMLATVTERTHEIGIRRALGAKRQDITRQFLIESTVLSLAGGLSGVIGGLFCRPLTLFMRDQLERWFPEQMSTLPDLIRTMEPQLVSWSIPLAFVISLGVGIVFGVYPALRAAQLDPIEALRHE
- a CDS encoding TolC family protein gives rise to the protein MHFRSAEIIQRERRRSQIGPVSWCALTVGLLISVIVFPGCKPSKYRQMADRDAYCLEDEKSAMAGLLPPHYGVYADPRSRMFDPNNPDNEPMPPDDPTANLLMQCIDGKKGSPKWKRLPKTLFVENPGWLESVPTNEEGQVVLDLKGAVEMALIDSPRYQSEIEELYLSALDVSFERFRFDCQFFQGSSVFITADGERRSGTGSPSTIFEVSPLRPGNSLHVERLTATGGQLVAGLANSLVWQFAGNDDYSGNTLLDFTFVQPLLRAGGRTRVLERLTISERNLLGNVREMARFRKAFYVSVVTGGDPGQGPSRRGGFFGGSGLQGFTGVGGGGFGRVGGGFGGGGGGGGFTGGAGAQGSGGYLGLLQNEQVLSNQYANAVSLNDSVRQLEATYEAGRIDRFQVDLARQALFNAQSQLLTGQTQYQSFLESFLTGLGLPPELRVKIDDPMIDHLRLLDPELETLRGRVSEVLDELRLLRDAPELIAADPDEELVVPNLFDDPANDTAAKLEARLVPIMEEIRHIEKTTTERLAVVREDFAKLSEILPERRQALERLATRPELVEASVEIDMFSVKKLDERVTKQVEDLDDLEARLLKVSDDLAKFVEEDRPVDREMLVQFSNVLTELSSQLLELSLAQAGARLETISFEPVELTMEQALAIAAEYRLDWKNARANLVDSWRLIYFNANDLRSDLNVFFSGDLSNVGDNPFRLRGTNGRLRAGFQFDSPLTRLAERNIYRQSLIEYQQARRSYYQYRDGVYLNLRNILRQIHLNELNFELRRAAVHVAISQVELTQLRLSEPPKPGETAEFANTTARDLVQALGDLLNVQNDFLSVWINYEVQRLNLELDLGVMEVDSSGLRIENPVPLETYLIGLPCNTTDMGLAAEGNEWFGTFESMDGESLPPVEPLSEEISEESGYPHVEPLPIPNVQESIPR
- a CDS encoding ABC transporter ATP-binding protein, which translates into the protein MFAGNSLAASISSLRKDYVLSGETVHALRGVSFDVPEGDFVSIMGPSGSGKSTLLNLLGCLDRPTSGNFLLGGDDVAKMNDDQLAETRARRIGFVFQSYNLLPALSVVENIEVPLYYGGQLNAETRARSLELAHMVGLESRLGHRPAQLSGGQQQRVAIARSLVNDPKFILADEPTGNLDSKTTEEILDLLQRLNDEGRTIIMVTHEPDVAELTRRTIVLHDGELQSDERR